One window from the genome of Bacillus weihaiensis encodes:
- a CDS encoding aspartate carbamoyltransferase catalytic subunit, with protein sequence MANLLMMNELTNAEIFQILEDAENYKRGFGWNPSEKLFVSNLFFEPSTRTRFSFEVAEKRLGLEVLNFTAEHSSVQKGETLYDTIRTLESIGADAVVIRHHEDYYFNELRDKVSIPIINAGDGCGHHPTQSLLDLLTIKQEFGSFQGLTISIHGDIRHSRVARSNAEVLSRLGAKILFSGPKEWQDPFNSYGEYVDVEEAIAVSDVVMLLRIQHERHEEKSSSNNYLQEYGLNLQREKLMKKDAIIMHPAPVNRDVEIDSQLIECERSRIFKQMENGVFARMAVLKRALQQIEQNQEGNTHVIYS encoded by the coding sequence ATGGCAAACCTACTTATGATGAATGAATTAACAAATGCAGAGATTTTTCAAATTTTAGAAGATGCTGAGAATTATAAACGAGGTTTTGGATGGAATCCATCTGAAAAACTGTTTGTTTCAAATTTGTTCTTTGAACCAAGTACAAGAACACGTTTTAGCTTTGAAGTAGCTGAAAAAAGATTAGGACTTGAAGTTTTAAACTTTACAGCAGAGCATTCAAGTGTGCAGAAGGGTGAAACACTCTATGACACAATTAGGACGTTAGAATCAATTGGAGCAGACGCAGTTGTGATTAGACATCACGAAGATTATTACTTTAATGAGCTAAGGGATAAGGTTTCAATCCCGATTATTAATGCGGGTGATGGATGTGGGCACCATCCTACTCAATCGCTCCTTGATCTTCTAACAATTAAGCAAGAGTTTGGAAGCTTTCAAGGATTAACGATCTCCATACATGGTGATATCAGGCATAGTCGCGTCGCAAGATCGAATGCTGAAGTATTATCAAGACTTGGTGCGAAAATATTATTTTCAGGGCCTAAAGAATGGCAGGATCCATTCAATTCTTATGGAGAATATGTCGACGTAGAGGAAGCAATTGCAGTCTCAGATGTTGTCATGCTTTTAAGAATTCAGCATGAAAGACATGAAGAAAAGTCTAGTTCAAACAATTATTTACAAGAATATGGATTAAATCTTCAAAGAGAAAAATTAATGAAAAAAGATGCAATCATTATGCATCCAGCGCCAGTTAATCGAGATGTCGAGATTGATAGCCAATTAATTGAATGTGAGAGATCTCGCATATTTAAACAAATGGAAAATGGTGTTTTTGCCAGAATGGCCGTTTTAAAGAGAGCTTTACAACAAATTGAGCAAAATCAGGAGGGAAATACACATGTTATTTATTCTTAA
- a CDS encoding solute carrier family 23 protein: MKKEDIILDVHDTPEPLTWLALSFQHLFAMFGATILVPFLVELDPAVALISSGLGTLAFLLITKWQVPAYLGSSFAFITPIIVAKAEAGIGAAMVGSFLAGLVYGIVALLIKATGHKWIMKILPPVVVGPVIIVIGLGLAGVAVDMATLQGEKYSLVYFSVALVTLIITILSSIFLKGFFNLIPVLLGIAGGYIYSLAIGIIDFSKVLEAKWIQVPNFVVPFVNYTPTITADIIFLMVPVVIVTISEHIGHQLVLGKVVGRDYIEKPGLHRSILGDGVATMIAAVLGGPPNTTYGENIGVLAITRVYSVLVITGAAVLAITFGFIGKVSAFISTIPTPVMGGVSILLFGIIASSGLRMMIDNKLDMGNKRNLIITSVILVIGIGEATLKIGNVDLHGMALAAVIGIILNLVLPIDKEETMTQQETA; encoded by the coding sequence ATGAAAAAAGAGGATATTATCTTAGATGTACACGATACACCGGAGCCGTTAACATGGTTAGCGCTTAGCTTTCAGCACTTATTCGCAATGTTTGGAGCAACAATCCTTGTCCCGTTTCTAGTAGAGCTAGATCCAGCGGTTGCACTTATCTCAAGCGGTTTAGGAACACTCGCATTCCTACTAATAACGAAATGGCAAGTACCAGCCTATTTAGGATCTTCCTTTGCGTTTATCACTCCAATTATTGTAGCGAAAGCAGAGGCTGGAATAGGAGCGGCCATGGTAGGTAGCTTCTTAGCGGGTCTTGTATACGGAATTGTTGCACTGCTAATAAAAGCAACAGGGCATAAATGGATTATGAAAATTCTTCCACCGGTAGTAGTCGGTCCCGTCATTATCGTCATTGGATTAGGGTTAGCTGGCGTAGCGGTCGATATGGCAACACTTCAAGGAGAGAAATATAGCCTAGTTTACTTCTCGGTTGCACTAGTTACTCTTATCATCACGATTCTAAGTTCGATTTTCTTAAAGGGATTCTTTAACCTAATCCCAGTTTTACTAGGAATTGCAGGTGGATACATCTACTCCTTAGCAATAGGAATTATCGACTTTTCTAAAGTATTAGAAGCGAAATGGATTCAAGTACCAAACTTTGTTGTCCCGTTTGTAAACTATACACCAACAATTACAGCAGATATTATATTCCTCATGGTCCCAGTCGTGATTGTGACAATCTCTGAGCACATTGGACACCAATTAGTTTTGGGAAAGGTAGTTGGAAGAGATTATATTGAAAAACCAGGCTTGCACCGTTCGATCTTAGGTGATGGAGTGGCAACAATGATCGCTGCCGTATTAGGTGGTCCTCCGAACACAACTTACGGTGAAAATATTGGTGTTCTAGCAATCACAAGAGTATATAGCGTGCTGGTCATTACAGGAGCTGCAGTTTTAGCCATCACATTCGGTTTTATAGGAAAGGTTTCAGCATTCATTAGTACAATTCCCACACCTGTAATGGGAGGTGTCTCCATTCTCCTATTTGGTATCATCGCATCATCTGGTTTAAGAATGATGATAGACAATAAGCTTGATATGGGAAATAAAAGAAACCTAATCATCACATCTGTCATCTTAGTAATAGGAATCGGTGAAGCAACGTTGAAAATTGGCAATGTTGACCTTCATGGTATGGCACTTGCTGCCGTAATAGGAATCATTTTAAACTTAGTTTTACCTATAGATAAAGAAGAAACAATGACTCAACAAGAAACTGCATAA
- the pyrR gene encoding bifunctional pyr operon transcriptional regulator/uracil phosphoribosyltransferase PyrR, giving the protein MTSTMSQKAVVLDEQAIRRALTRIAHEIIERNKGIEDSILVGIKTRGIYLAKRLAERIEQIEGKKIAIGELDITLYRDDLSTKTKNQEPLVKGSDIPVDVTNQKVILIDDVLYTGRTVRAAMDALVDIGRPASIQLAVLVDRGHRELPIRADYVGKNIPTSSSEKIMVELHEADENDQVTIHENE; this is encoded by the coding sequence ATGACTTCAACTATGTCACAAAAAGCAGTAGTGTTAGATGAACAAGCCATTCGCCGTGCGTTAACTCGGATTGCTCATGAAATTATTGAAAGAAATAAAGGGATTGAAGATAGCATCCTAGTAGGGATAAAAACAAGAGGGATATATCTTGCGAAGAGACTCGCTGAAAGAATTGAACAAATTGAAGGTAAAAAAATAGCAATTGGAGAGCTCGATATCACTCTATATCGTGATGACCTTTCTACCAAGACAAAAAATCAGGAACCTCTCGTTAAGGGATCTGATATTCCTGTAGATGTCACAAATCAAAAAGTCATTTTAATTGATGATGTTCTCTACACCGGTAGAACTGTCAGAGCAGCAATGGATGCACTTGTTGATATTGGAAGACCTGCTAGCATACAGTTAGCTGTGTTAGTGGATCGTGGTCATCGTGAGCTACCGATACGAGCAGATTATGTAGGGAAAAACATACCTACGTCAAGCTCAGAAAAGATTATGGTTGAGTTACACGAGGCTGACGAAAATGATCAAGTCACAATCCATGAAAATGAATAA
- a CDS encoding RluA family pseudouridine synthase: protein MNIVEIQVNEELKGERIDKVLSSVNKEWSRTQVQGWIKDQVVKVNDKSIKTNYKCQENDKIVLTIPEPEALDVVAEEMNLDIYYEDEDVLVVNKPKGMVVHPAPGHLNGTLVNGLMAHCKDLSGINGVLRPGIVHRIDKDTSGLLMVAKNDMAHESLVQQLVDKTVTRRYKAIVHGVIQHDHGTINAPIGRDKVDRQSMTVTNVSSKDAVTHFHVIDRFQDYTLVECRLETGRTHQIRVHMKYIGYPLVGDPKYGPKKTLSINGQALHAGILGFEHPRTKEYLEFEAPLPIEFQQVLEQIKNNR from the coding sequence ATGAATATCGTTGAAATACAAGTAAATGAAGAGTTAAAGGGAGAAAGAATTGATAAGGTTCTGTCTTCAGTTAATAAAGAATGGTCAAGAACACAAGTGCAAGGATGGATTAAAGATCAAGTTGTAAAAGTAAATGATAAATCCATTAAAACAAATTATAAATGTCAAGAAAATGATAAAATTGTTCTAACAATACCAGAACCAGAGGCTCTAGATGTAGTAGCAGAAGAAATGAACCTTGATATTTACTATGAAGATGAAGATGTCCTTGTAGTCAATAAACCAAAAGGCATGGTTGTTCACCCTGCTCCTGGCCACTTGAATGGAACATTGGTAAACGGACTAATGGCGCATTGTAAGGACCTTTCGGGAATTAATGGTGTGCTACGACCAGGTATTGTTCACCGAATTGATAAGGATACATCAGGGTTATTAATGGTTGCAAAGAATGATATGGCCCATGAGTCATTAGTTCAGCAACTTGTTGACAAAACGGTTACGAGACGATATAAAGCCATTGTCCATGGAGTCATCCAACATGATCATGGTACAATTAATGCTCCAATTGGTCGGGATAAGGTAGACAGACAAAGCATGACAGTAACAAATGTAAGTAGTAAGGATGCAGTTACACACTTTCATGTTATAGATCGTTTTCAAGATTATACATTAGTTGAATGTAGACTTGAAACAGGAAGAACACATCAAATACGTGTTCATATGAAATACATTGGCTATCCACTTGTAGGTGATCCAAAATATGGACCAAAGAAAACACTTTCTATAAACGGACAAGCATTACATGCAGGAATCCTTGGTTTTGAACACCCAAGAACAAAAGAATATTTAGAGTTTGAAGCACCATTACCAATAGAATTTCAACAAGTGCTAGAACAAATTAAAAATAATCGTTGA
- the lspA gene encoding signal peptidase II codes for MYYYIIAAVIIAIDQITKWYIVKNMELGENIPVIENFLYITSHRNTGAAWGILAGQMWFFYIITAIVIVGLIYYIQKYARENKVMGLALGLMLGGAIGNFIDRLFRKEVVDFINTYIFSYNFPIFNVADSALCVGVGLLFIHMLFFEGKQEKEQA; via the coding sequence GTGTATTATTACATTATTGCAGCAGTAATTATTGCAATTGACCAAATAACGAAATGGTATATTGTTAAAAATATGGAACTTGGTGAGAATATTCCTGTTATTGAAAATTTCTTATACATTACTTCACACCGTAATACTGGTGCAGCATGGGGAATTTTAGCTGGTCAAATGTGGTTTTTCTACATTATTACAGCAATTGTAATAGTCGGTTTAATCTATTATATTCAAAAATATGCGAGGGAAAATAAGGTGATGGGTCTAGCACTAGGCTTAATGCTAGGTGGGGCAATTGGTAATTTCATTGACCGTTTATTTCGTAAAGAAGTTGTAGATTTTATTAATACGTACATTTTTTCTTATAACTTTCCAATCTTCAACGTAGCAGATTCAGCTCTATGTGTTGGTGTGGGATTATTATTTATTCATATGTTGTTTTTCGAAGGGAAACAAGAGAAGGAGCAAGCTTAA
- a CDS encoding TraR/DksA family transcriptional regulator produces MNKFSGIRYELQVMKEELTTRLFNHSMFEMTYDTEQGKSYTLMHHIKEELQDVERALMKIDKGVYGYCEDTGEEIPFEKLRILPTARTKYDFYFQELYERKTLPQYQYDHEETYITGSDF; encoded by the coding sequence TTGAATAAATTTTCTGGGATCCGTTATGAATTACAAGTGATGAAGGAAGAACTAACAACTAGGCTTTTTAATCACAGTATGTTTGAAATGACGTATGATACTGAACAAGGTAAAAGTTACACCTTAATGCATCATATAAAAGAGGAACTTCAAGATGTCGAACGTGCCCTAATGAAAATTGATAAAGGTGTTTATGGATACTGTGAAGACACAGGGGAAGAAATACCTTTTGAAAAATTAAGGATACTCCCAACAGCTAGAACAAAATATGATTTCTATTTCCAAGAATTATACGAACGAAAAACTCTCCCTCAATATCAATACGACCATGAAGAAACATATATTACTGGCAGTGACTTTTAA
- the ileS gene encoding isoleucine--tRNA ligase: protein MDYKDTLLMPKTEFPMRGNLPNREPLMQEKWEEMNIYEKVQDRTKGRPLFILHDGPPYANGDIHMGHALNKILKDFIVRYKSMSGYSAPYVPGWDTHGLPIETALTKNKKVKRKEMSVAEFRKLCEEYAWEQINGQREQFKRLGVRGDWDNPYVTLTPAYEAQQIKVFGDMAKKGYIYKGLKPVYWSPSSESALAEAEIEYADKRSPSIYVAFPVKDGKGVLTTDEKIIIWTTTPWTIPANLGISVHPELDYSVVVVDSEKFVVASELVETVASTIGWESYSVDRTIKGSELDRVVAKHPIYDRDSLVMLGEHVTSDGGTGCVHTAPGHGEDDFIVGKQYDLDVLCPVDEKGYMTKEAEGFEGLFYDEANKPITEKLQEVGALLKLQFITHSYPHDWRTKKPTIFRATAQWFASIKDFREDLLKAVNETKWVPAWGETRLYNMVRDRGDWCISRQRAWGVPIPVFYAENGEPIITDETIDHVSNLFREHGSNIWFEQEAKDLLPEGFTHEGSPNGKFTKENDIMDVWFDSGSSHQAVLLEREDLQRPADLYLEGSDQYRGWFNSSLSTAVAVTGKAPYKGVLSHGFALDGDGRKMSKSLGNTVLPSKVMKQLGGDILRLWVASVDYQADVRVSDAILKQVAEVYRKIRNTFRFLLGNLADFDPATNSIEVENLRDVDRYMLVKLNNLTKRVKDSYENYEFAGIYHAVHNFCTIELSSFYLDFAKDVLYIEAKDHHERRAIQTVLYETLLTLVKLVTPILPHTADEVWEHIDSVSEVSVQLVDMPEVKEYKQAQELESKWDAFMSLRDDVLKALEVARNEKVIGKSLTASIALYPNSEARDLLESVEEDLKQLFIVSGFSIAGDFDSAPETAQTFENVKITVTQAEGETCDRCWIVTTEVGQVEEHPSLCPRCASIVKENY from the coding sequence ATGGATTATAAAGATACCTTATTAATGCCAAAAACAGAATTCCCTATGAGAGGTAATTTGCCTAATCGCGAGCCTTTAATGCAGGAAAAATGGGAAGAAATGAACATCTACGAAAAGGTACAAGACCGTACGAAGGGTCGTCCCCTTTTCATCCTTCATGATGGACCGCCATATGCAAATGGTGATATCCATATGGGGCATGCGTTAAATAAAATTTTAAAAGATTTTATCGTACGATATAAGTCAATGAGTGGATACTCAGCTCCTTATGTTCCTGGTTGGGATACACATGGTTTACCTATTGAAACAGCTTTAACAAAGAACAAAAAAGTAAAGCGTAAAGAAATGTCTGTAGCTGAGTTCCGTAAGCTATGTGAAGAATATGCTTGGGAGCAAATTAATGGTCAACGTGAACAGTTTAAGCGACTTGGTGTACGTGGAGATTGGGATAACCCGTATGTTACGTTAACACCAGCATATGAAGCGCAACAAATTAAAGTTTTTGGAGATATGGCGAAAAAAGGCTATATCTACAAGGGGTTAAAACCAGTATATTGGTCCCCGTCAAGTGAATCTGCTCTAGCAGAAGCTGAGATCGAATATGCAGATAAGCGTTCACCATCTATCTATGTTGCATTCCCTGTTAAAGATGGGAAAGGTGTATTAACGACAGATGAGAAGATTATTATCTGGACAACTACTCCTTGGACTATTCCAGCCAACTTAGGAATTTCTGTTCATCCAGAATTAGACTATAGTGTAGTCGTTGTAGATAGTGAGAAATTTGTTGTAGCGTCTGAATTAGTAGAAACGGTTGCAAGTACAATTGGATGGGAATCTTACTCAGTTGATCGCACAATCAAGGGATCGGAATTAGACCGAGTTGTAGCAAAGCATCCAATTTATGATCGAGATTCGCTTGTCATGCTTGGTGAGCATGTAACAAGTGATGGTGGTACAGGGTGTGTTCATACAGCTCCAGGGCATGGTGAGGATGACTTTATTGTAGGAAAGCAGTATGACCTTGATGTCTTATGTCCAGTAGATGAAAAAGGATATATGACAAAAGAAGCGGAAGGTTTCGAAGGTCTATTTTATGATGAAGCTAACAAACCAATTACTGAGAAGCTACAAGAAGTAGGAGCACTATTAAAGCTTCAATTTATCACACACTCTTATCCTCATGATTGGAGAACGAAAAAACCAACTATTTTCAGAGCTACTGCTCAATGGTTTGCATCCATTAAGGATTTCCGTGAAGACTTATTAAAAGCAGTTAATGAAACGAAATGGGTACCTGCATGGGGAGAAACAAGACTTTATAATATGGTTCGTGACCGCGGTGATTGGTGTATTTCTCGTCAACGTGCATGGGGAGTACCAATTCCAGTATTCTACGCAGAAAACGGTGAACCGATTATTACAGACGAAACGATTGACCATGTTTCAAATCTTTTCCGTGAGCATGGATCAAATATTTGGTTTGAGCAAGAGGCGAAAGATCTTTTACCAGAAGGATTTACGCACGAGGGTAGTCCTAATGGGAAATTTACAAAGGAAAATGACATCATGGATGTTTGGTTTGATTCAGGTTCTTCTCATCAAGCTGTGTTACTTGAAAGAGAAGATTTACAAAGACCAGCGGATTTATATTTAGAAGGATCTGATCAATATCGCGGCTGGTTCAATTCTTCGTTATCTACAGCAGTTGCAGTTACAGGGAAAGCACCGTATAAAGGGGTGTTAAGTCACGGATTTGCACTTGATGGAGACGGCCGTAAGATGAGTAAATCACTTGGTAATACAGTTTTACCTTCAAAAGTAATGAAGCAGTTAGGTGGAGATATCCTGCGCTTATGGGTAGCTTCAGTTGATTATCAAGCGGATGTACGTGTATCTGATGCGATTTTAAAACAAGTAGCAGAGGTTTATCGAAAAATCCGTAATACATTCCGTTTCTTATTAGGAAACTTAGCAGATTTTGATCCAGCTACCAATTCAATCGAGGTAGAAAATCTTCGTGATGTTGATCGTTATATGCTTGTAAAATTAAATAATTTAACAAAACGTGTAAAAGACTCATATGAGAATTATGAATTTGCTGGAATTTACCATGCTGTTCATAACTTCTGTACTATTGAACTAAGTTCATTCTATTTAGATTTTGCGAAAGATGTATTGTATATTGAAGCAAAAGATCATCATGAAAGACGCGCTATTCAAACTGTATTATATGAGACGTTACTAACGTTAGTTAAACTAGTAACACCAATTTTACCTCATACTGCTGACGAGGTTTGGGAGCATATTGATTCAGTATCAGAAGTAAGTGTTCAATTAGTAGATATGCCAGAAGTTAAAGAATACAAGCAAGCGCAAGAACTAGAAAGCAAGTGGGATGCTTTCATGTCTTTACGAGATGATGTATTGAAAGCATTAGAAGTTGCTCGTAATGAAAAAGTAATTGGTAAGTCATTAACAGCAAGCATTGCTTTGTATCCTAATAGTGAAGCAAGAGATTTACTTGAATCTGTTGAAGAAGACTTGAAGCAATTATTCATCGTATCTGGTTTCTCAATCGCAGGCGACTTTGATTCAGCTCCAGAAACAGCACAAACATTTGAAAATGTGAAAATCACTGTTACACAAGCAGAAGGAGAAACATGTGACCGTTGCTGGATCGTTACAACAGAAGTTGGGCAAGTAGAAGAACATCCATCACTTTGTCCACGTTGTGCATCAATTGTAAAAGAAAATTATTAA
- a CDS encoding DivIVA domain-containing protein, translating to MPLTPLDIHNKEFNKGFRGYDEDEVNEFLDQVIKDYEMIIREKKELEARVTEMTEKLSHFTNIEETLNKSIIIAQEAGEDVKRNAQKESKLIIKEAEKNADRIINEALSKSRKIAMEIEELKKQSKVFRTRFQMLIEAQLDLLKNDDWDHLLEYEVEPIFGEEEETTN from the coding sequence ATGCCTTTAACACCATTAGATATCCATAACAAGGAATTTAATAAAGGGTTTCGTGGATATGATGAAGATGAGGTAAATGAGTTTTTAGATCAGGTCATTAAAGATTATGAAATGATTATTCGTGAAAAGAAAGAACTAGAAGCTCGCGTTACGGAGATGACTGAAAAGTTAAGTCACTTTACGAATATTGAGGAGACTTTAAATAAATCTATTATCATTGCCCAAGAAGCTGGGGAAGATGTGAAGCGAAATGCTCAAAAAGAGTCTAAGCTCATTATTAAAGAAGCTGAAAAAAATGCCGATCGTATTATAAATGAGGCATTGTCGAAATCGAGAAAAATTGCTATGGAAATCGAAGAGCTTAAGAAGCAGTCTAAAGTCTTTAGAACTCGTTTCCAAATGCTAATTGAAGCACAGTTAGATCTTCTGAAAAATGATGATTGGGATCATCTTTTAGAGTATGAAGTTGAGCCTATCTTCGGTGAAGAAGAAGAAACAACAAACTGA
- a CDS encoding RNA-binding protein translates to MSQIYQHFRQDERHFIDQVIEWKELVLSQYSPKLTDFLDPREQEIVASVIGENLDVKVAFFGGIEETERKRACIYPDYYEPTNEDFNLSLFEISYASKFVTIEHRHVLGSLMGLGLKRAKFGDILFREEAIQFICASEIADFISMNFQEIGRSKIHVKEKPLHEMIAHKEEVVEQITTVSSLRLDVVAAAIYNLSRQKVQPLVLNEAVKVNWKVVDSVSFECREGDTLSVRGYGRSKLIRIEGKTKKDRFKIVIEKQK, encoded by the coding sequence ATGAGTCAAATTTATCAACATTTTCGTCAAGATGAGCGACATTTTATTGATCAAGTAATAGAATGGAAGGAGCTTGTCCTTTCGCAATATAGCCCAAAGCTTACTGATTTTTTAGACCCTCGTGAACAAGAAATAGTAGCGTCTGTAATAGGTGAAAATCTTGATGTGAAAGTTGCTTTTTTCGGTGGAATAGAAGAAACAGAGAGAAAACGAGCCTGCATCTATCCGGATTATTACGAACCAACAAACGAAGATTTCAATTTGAGCTTATTTGAGATAAGCTATGCAAGTAAATTTGTAACAATAGAGCACAGACATGTACTTGGCTCATTGATGGGCTTAGGCTTAAAGCGAGCAAAATTTGGAGATATCCTCTTCCGTGAAGAAGCAATTCAATTCATTTGTGCCAGTGAGATAGCTGACTTTATAAGTATGAATTTTCAGGAAATTGGGCGATCAAAGATACACGTTAAAGAGAAGCCTTTACATGAGATGATTGCACATAAGGAAGAGGTAGTTGAACAAATAACTACTGTTTCATCACTTAGATTGGACGTTGTAGCAGCAGCTATTTATAATCTTTCACGACAAAAAGTTCAACCTCTCGTACTAAATGAAGCCGTAAAAGTGAATTGGAAAGTAGTTGATTCGGTTTCTTTTGAATGTCGCGAAGGAGATACACTATCAGTAAGAGGCTATGGAAGAAGTAAATTAATTAGGATTGAAGGCAAAACAAAAAAAGATCGATTCAAAATCGTTATAGAAAAACAAAAGTGA
- a CDS encoding YggT family protein — translation MGVLYDVLSTLLRIYSYAIIIYILLSWFPGARESSFGELLGKIVEPYLEPFRKIIPPLGMIDISPIVAILTLNFAQFGLAALFRILM, via the coding sequence ATGGGTGTATTATATGATGTGTTAAGTACATTACTTCGAATCTATTCTTATGCAATTATTATTTATATTTTGCTTTCTTGGTTCCCAGGCGCTAGAGAATCATCCTTTGGGGAGCTTTTAGGCAAAATCGTCGAACCATACTTAGAGCCTTTTAGAAAAATCATCCCTCCTTTAGGAATGATTGATATTTCACCGATTGTAGCTATCTTAACATTAAACTTTGCTCAGTTTGGTCTAGCTGCTCTTTTTAGAATATTAATGTAA
- a CDS encoding cell division protein SepF: MSIKNRFKSFFALEDEEYEYIEADEQQPEYEQEQPQQFPQKQQTQPQKQNVVSLQSVQKSSKVVLSEPRVYAEAQEIADQLKNRKAVVVNLQSIQRDQAKRIVDFLSGTVYAIGGDIQRIGMNIFLCTPDNVDVSGSISELVSEEEHQRW; encoded by the coding sequence ATGTCGATTAAGAACCGTTTTAAAAGCTTTTTTGCTTTAGAGGATGAAGAATACGAATATATTGAAGCAGACGAACAACAGCCTGAATATGAACAAGAGCAGCCTCAGCAATTTCCTCAAAAACAGCAAACACAGCCACAAAAGCAAAATGTTGTGAGTTTGCAAAGTGTGCAAAAATCATCTAAAGTGGTATTAAGTGAACCAAGAGTATATGCTGAAGCGCAGGAAATAGCTGATCAATTGAAAAATCGTAAGGCTGTTGTTGTAAACTTGCAAAGTATTCAACGAGATCAGGCTAAACGAATAGTTGACTTCTTAAGTGGTACAGTCTACGCAATTGGTGGCGATATTCAAAGAATTGGAATGAATATTTTCCTATGTACCCCTGATAATGTGGATGTGTCGGGGTCTATTTCAGAGCTTGTTTCAGAAGAAGAACATCAAAGGTGGTAA
- a CDS encoding YggS family pyridoxal phosphate-dependent enzyme — MNVKENLQKIKETIRATCANSGRDLNDINIIAVTKYVSITRAKAALEAGIIHLGENRDDGLVNKYHELGEGPTWHFIGSLQTRKVKNIIDKVDYIHSLDRLSLAKEIDKRASQKVKCFVQVNVSGENSKHGLNPENVEDFIVQLSDLHNIEVVGLMTMAPFTDDRSRIRACFKQLKELQLKVQALSLENAPCKELSMGMSNDYDIAIEEGATYIRVGTSLVGNETGGV, encoded by the coding sequence ATGAATGTGAAAGAGAATTTGCAAAAGATAAAAGAAACAATTAGAGCAACCTGTGCTAATTCAGGAAGAGATCTTAATGATATAAATATCATCGCTGTTACTAAGTATGTAAGTATTACACGCGCTAAAGCAGCCTTAGAAGCAGGGATCATTCATCTTGGTGAAAATAGAGATGATGGGCTTGTTAATAAGTACCATGAGCTTGGAGAAGGACCGACTTGGCATTTTATTGGCTCCTTACAAACAAGAAAAGTGAAAAATATTATCGATAAAGTCGATTATATTCACTCACTTGACAGGCTTTCACTTGCAAAGGAAATCGATAAAAGAGCTTCTCAGAAGGTGAAGTGTTTTGTTCAAGTCAATGTATCTGGTGAAAATTCAAAACATGGTCTTAACCCTGAAAACGTAGAAGACTTTATTGTACAACTTTCTGACTTACATAATATAGAAGTGGTCGGTCTTATGACGATGGCTCCTTTTACGGATGATCGATCACGCATCCGTGCTTGTTTTAAACAACTCAAGGAACTTCAATTAAAAGTACAAGCCCTTTCGTTAGAGAATGCTCCATGTAAAGAGCTTTCAATGGGAATGTCAAATGACTATGATATTGCCATCGAGGAGGGTGCTACATATATACGAGTGGGAACATCATTAGTTGGTAATGAAACAGGAGGTGTTTAA